One genomic segment of Sanyastnella coralliicola includes these proteins:
- a CDS encoding phenylalanine 4-monooxygenase — protein MKQQYNKYTPEDQEVWNILFERQIKNLQGKCDVNYLRCLESFAPVLNAEHIPDFEKVNEFMSSRNGWEIHVVPGLIPVEEFFSLLAEKKWCSSTWLRTKAQLDYLEEPDMFHDIFGHLPLLLDDVFASFMERFGKIGANHLNEPIVLTALQRLYWFTVEFGLSAVEGQEQIYGAGIISSFGETNHVFENQIMKHPFDLEQVINHAFVNNEIQMEYYVIQEFSDLYNAVERLEALISEGLDITPAIVR, from the coding sequence ATGAAACAGCAATACAACAAGTACACTCCAGAAGACCAAGAGGTCTGGAACATACTATTTGAACGACAGATCAAGAACCTTCAAGGCAAGTGTGATGTCAACTATCTGCGCTGTCTAGAATCTTTCGCTCCTGTTCTTAATGCAGAGCATATTCCAGACTTCGAGAAAGTCAACGAATTCATGTCTTCGAGGAATGGATGGGAGATTCACGTTGTGCCTGGACTTATCCCTGTTGAGGAGTTCTTTTCACTTCTTGCAGAGAAGAAATGGTGTAGTAGCACGTGGTTAAGAACAAAGGCTCAGCTCGATTACCTCGAAGAGCCTGATATGTTCCACGATATCTTTGGCCACCTCCCTCTCCTACTTGATGATGTGTTCGCATCCTTCATGGAACGTTTTGGGAAGATTGGAGCGAATCACTTGAACGAACCCATCGTATTAACAGCGTTGCAACGATTGTACTGGTTTACGGTTGAATTCGGTCTTTCAGCTGTTGAAGGACAAGAACAGATTTACGGTGCGGGTATTATTTCATCTTTCGGTGAAACGAATCATGTATTCGAGAATCAAATCATGAAACACCCCTTTGATCTTGAGCAAGTGATTAATCACGCTTTCGTGAATAACGAGATCCAGATGGAATACTACGTCATTCAGGAATTCTCAGACTTATACAATGCTGTAGAAAGACTCGAGGCCCTCATTTCTGAAGGCCTCGACATCACACCAGCAATAGTTCGCTGA